The following proteins are encoded in a genomic region of Pseudodesulfovibrio mercurii:
- a CDS encoding MBOAT family O-acyltransferase, with translation MLFNSPEFLFLFLPAACLIFYFARRVSPTAQVVSIIGLSLFFYGYWRIEYLPVLLFSLATNGLFAFLIGRARSDAMRKTWLVLGVTVALSVLGFYKYTHFLMENLSLLFGFDYAGRAGEIPIGLSFYTFTAIAFLTDIHTRRIETFTWPEYGATITYFPHLVAGPILFHHDTIPQLRLPGGIRLTPERVMLFLFFFSVGLLKKTGLADNVAHISDPIFAQVAGGGIPNPGQAWRAALGYSMQLYFDFSGYSDMAIGLGCLLGIRVPANFYSPYRSRNIAEFWQRWHISLGYFLRTYLYIPLGGNRKGATRTLVNLFIVFFLCGLWHGAGWTFVVWGVMHGAAMVVQRIFSSRVRLPDTRLVAVCSILVTFVFAVFAWVVFRADSFHTASVIMRAMVGVSAGRLHNLPNQYVELYLGLLMLVVWLMPNTVQIMRRFDPAILLGKRNEYPFARLVPAALREGHGFAYAAGAFSALALVTGAVFMFVNGQVRYLYFDF, from the coding sequence ATGCTTTTCAATTCACCGGAATTCCTTTTCCTTTTCCTGCCTGCGGCCTGCCTGATCTTCTACTTCGCCCGGCGCGTGTCGCCCACGGCCCAGGTCGTCTCCATCATCGGGCTGTCGCTCTTCTTCTACGGCTACTGGCGCATCGAGTACCTGCCGGTGCTCCTGTTCAGCCTGGCGACCAACGGGCTGTTCGCCTTCCTGATCGGCCGCGCCCGGTCCGACGCCATGCGCAAAACCTGGCTCGTCCTCGGCGTGACCGTGGCCCTGTCCGTGCTCGGGTTCTACAAGTACACCCACTTCCTGATGGAGAACCTGAGCCTCCTGTTCGGGTTCGACTATGCCGGTCGGGCCGGGGAGATACCCATCGGCCTGTCCTTCTACACCTTCACGGCCATCGCCTTCCTGACCGACATCCACACCCGGCGCATCGAGACCTTCACCTGGCCCGAGTACGGGGCGACCATCACCTACTTCCCCCATCTGGTGGCCGGGCCGATTCTCTTCCATCACGACACCATCCCGCAGCTGCGCCTGCCGGGCGGCATCCGCCTGACCCCGGAGCGGGTCATGCTCTTCCTCTTCTTCTTTTCCGTGGGGCTGCTGAAGAAGACCGGGCTGGCCGACAACGTGGCGCACATCTCCGACCCGATCTTCGCCCAGGTGGCGGGCGGCGGCATCCCGAACCCCGGCCAGGCGTGGCGGGCGGCGCTCGGCTATTCCATGCAGCTCTATTTCGACTTTTCGGGCTATTCGGACATGGCCATCGGCCTGGGCTGCCTGCTCGGCATCCGCGTCCCGGCCAACTTCTATTCGCCCTACCGGTCCAGGAACATCGCCGAGTTCTGGCAGCGCTGGCACATCTCGCTCGGCTACTTCCTGCGCACCTACCTGTACATCCCGCTCGGCGGCAACCGCAAAGGGGCCACCCGCACCCTGGTCAACCTGTTCATCGTCTTCTTCCTGTGCGGACTGTGGCACGGCGCGGGCTGGACCTTCGTGGTCTGGGGGGTTATGCACGGCGCGGCCATGGTCGTGCAGCGCATCTTCTCCTCGCGGGTCCGGCTGCCGGACACCCGGCTGGTCGCGGTCTGCTCCATCCTGGTCACGTTCGTGTTCGCGGTCTTCGCCTGGGTGGTCTTCCGGGCCGATTCCTTCCATACGGCCTCGGTCATCATGCGGGCCATGGTCGGGGTGTCCGCGGGCCGGCTCCACAACCTGCCCAACCAGTACGTCGAGCTCTACCTCGGCCTGCTCATGCTCGTGGTCTGGCTCATGCCCAACACCGTGCAGATCATGCGCCGGTTCGACCCGGCCATCCTGCTCGGCAAGCGCAATGAATATCCCTTTGCCCGGCTGGTGCCCGCCGCCCTGCGCGAGGGCCACGGGTTCGCCTATGCCGCCGGGGCGTTTTCCGCCCTGGCCCTGGTCACGGGCGCGGTCTTCATGTTCGTCAACGGACAGGTCCGGTACCTGTATTTCGACTTCTGA
- a CDS encoding DUF1858 domain-containing protein, which yields MTRRITPDMTLLDVVHQYRATEPVFRARDEQAGECLLCKALFETVADAAARYGLDLDALLTDLEAAASDGK from the coding sequence GTGACCCGCCGCATCACCCCGGACATGACCCTCCTGGACGTGGTCCATCAGTACCGCGCCACCGAACCGGTCTTCCGCGCCCGCGACGAACAGGCGGGCGAATGCCTGCTCTGCAAGGCCCTGTTCGAGACCGTGGCCGACGCGGCCGCCCGCTACGGGCTGGACCTCGACGCCCTGCTGACCGACCTCGAGGCCGCCGCTTCGGACGGAAAATAA
- a CDS encoding NAD(P)H-hydrate dehydratase has translation MLVVVGTIPDPAVPVLDAPVEIARGALMVDGRALPPDRGTPALLAAADAACAFLGAPPPHALLVGDEGLGRGSRELYRHLTEVLPSRTCSVLAFHYLQPDVDWHNRVLMAAQAMAGPPALVADAGFMYAAKMSGFAGEYALFTPDAGELAFLADEAAPHPFYTRGFILQDEDRGPELIERAYRNDNAARCLLVKGRVDRIADRTGVLAEVSSPTVEAMEAMGGTGDTVTGMACALMAAGLSAPRAAHVAAQANRYAGEAARPTPASQIGELVPHIPQALARAMKELP, from the coding sequence ATGCTCGTCGTAGTCGGCACCATCCCGGACCCGGCCGTGCCGGTCCTGGACGCGCCCGTGGAGATTGCGCGCGGCGCGCTCATGGTGGACGGCCGCGCCCTGCCCCCGGACCGGGGCACCCCTGCCCTGCTGGCCGCGGCCGATGCGGCCTGCGCCTTTCTCGGCGCGCCCCCGCCCCACGCCCTGCTGGTGGGCGACGAGGGGCTCGGCCGGGGCAGCCGCGAGCTGTACCGCCATCTGACCGAGGTCCTGCCCTCGCGGACCTGCTCGGTCCTGGCCTTCCACTACCTCCAGCCCGACGTGGACTGGCACAACCGCGTGCTCATGGCCGCCCAGGCCATGGCCGGGCCGCCCGCCCTGGTGGCGGACGCCGGGTTCATGTACGCGGCCAAGATGAGCGGCTTCGCCGGGGAATACGCCCTGTTCACGCCCGACGCCGGGGAGCTGGCCTTCCTGGCCGACGAGGCCGCGCCGCACCCCTTCTACACGCGCGGCTTCATCCTCCAGGACGAGGACCGGGGGCCCGAGCTCATCGAGCGCGCCTACCGCAACGACAACGCGGCCCGCTGCCTGCTGGTCAAGGGACGCGTGGACCGCATCGCGGACCGCACCGGGGTCCTGGCCGAGGTCTCAAGCCCCACCGTGGAGGCCATGGAGGCCATGGGCGGCACGGGCGACACGGTCACGGGCATGGCCTGCGCCCTGATGGCGGCCGGACTGTCAGCGCCCAGGGCCGCGCACGTGGCGGCCCAGGCCAACCGCTACGCGGGCGAGGCCGCCCGCCCAACCCCGGCCTCGCAGATCGGCGAGCTGGTCCCGCACATCCCGCAGGCCCTGGCCCGGGCCATGAAGGAGCTGCCGTGA
- a CDS encoding DUF3343 domain-containing protein: protein MALGNLFKRKASAPRAQVRADRGLLVFEHTSEVIRAEKLLKASGREIRVMGPPPEIQRGCDLVVEFPLMEKLDILRVLAEAGIPPMESVPVTGPLLAPVDLFQVKDFGDYLMVRAANMKLTVDKRNRAIVNVSGGGCPDVPYIAARLIGLTLDEAPAPREIGHTLCGYALELAYEEMVRLCSS from the coding sequence TTGGCCCTTGGCAACCTGTTCAAAAGAAAGGCTTCGGCTCCGCGCGCCCAGGTGCGCGCGGACCGGGGCCTGCTCGTGTTCGAGCACACCAGCGAGGTCATCCGGGCCGAGAAGCTCCTCAAGGCGTCCGGCCGGGAGATCCGGGTCATGGGCCCGCCCCCGGAGATCCAGAGGGGGTGCGACCTGGTGGTCGAATTTCCGCTCATGGAGAAGCTCGACATCCTGCGCGTCCTGGCCGAGGCCGGGATTCCGCCCATGGAGAGCGTGCCCGTGACCGGCCCCCTGCTCGCCCCGGTGGACCTCTTCCAGGTCAAGGATTTCGGGGACTATCTCATGGTTCGCGCGGCCAACATGAAGCTGACCGTGGACAAGCGGAACCGGGCCATCGTCAACGTCTCCGGCGGCGGCTGCCCGGACGTGCCGTACATCGCGGCCCGGCTCATCGGCCTGACCCTGGACGAGGCCCCCGCCCCCAGGGAGATCGGCCACACCCTGTGCGGCTACGCCCTGGAGCTGGCCTACGAGGAGATGGTGCGGTTATGCTCGTCGTAG
- a CDS encoding sulfurtransferase TusA family protein → MSELVDARGLSCPQPVLDTLSKIAAMGSGELEVLVDTEASKENVARAAQGKGWKVESITEEGGEYRLKLLGG, encoded by the coding sequence ATGAGTGAATTAGTCGACGCGCGGGGCCTTTCCTGCCCCCAGCCGGTACTGGATACCCTGTCCAAGATCGCGGCCATGGGCTCGGGCGAGCTTGAGGTCCTGGTGGACACCGAGGCGTCCAAGGAAAACGTGGCCCGTGCCGCCCAGGGCAAGGGCTGGAAGGTGGAATCCATCACCGAGGAGGGCGGCGAGTACCGCCTGAAACTGCTCGGGGGCTAG
- the yedE gene encoding YedE family putative selenium transporter — protein sequence MTNFFASRKGIISVGLVIGCLAALLQYLGNPGNMGICVACFERDIAGSVGLHRAGVVQYMRPEIIGFVLGALGAAFMGSDFRPRAGSAPIVRFVLGVFAMIGALVFLGCPWRAILRLAGGDLNALFGIAGLIVGIGIGTLFFRQGYNLGRAQKTYSSVGLIMPLIMAGFLVLMFIYPQVADADKSGVLFYSLKGPGAMHAPLFISLGVGLVVGVIAQRSRFCTMGAFRDLILFKQVHLLSGVIALLVAAFLMNLVLGQFHMGFDGQPVAHTQGLWNFMGMVLAGLCFALAGGCPGRQLFMAGEGDGDAAVFVLGMIVGAGFAHNFGLASSPKGVGPHGIAAVFIGLAVCLFIGLTMRKKAA from the coding sequence ATGACCAACTTTTTCGCCTCACGGAAAGGCATCATTTCCGTCGGGCTCGTCATCGGCTGCCTGGCGGCCCTGTTGCAGTACCTGGGCAACCCCGGGAACATGGGCATCTGCGTGGCCTGTTTCGAGCGCGACATCGCCGGTTCCGTGGGGCTGCATCGGGCGGGCGTGGTCCAGTACATGCGCCCGGAGATCATCGGCTTCGTGCTCGGCGCCCTGGGCGCGGCCTTCATGGGCAGCGACTTCCGGCCCAGGGCCGGGTCCGCGCCCATCGTCCGCTTCGTGCTCGGCGTGTTCGCCATGATCGGGGCCCTGGTCTTCCTGGGCTGCCCGTGGCGGGCCATCCTGCGGCTGGCCGGCGGCGACCTGAACGCCCTGTTCGGCATCGCCGGGCTGATCGTCGGCATCGGCATCGGCACCCTGTTCTTCCGCCAGGGGTACAACCTGGGCCGGGCTCAGAAGACCTACTCGTCCGTGGGGCTGATCATGCCCCTGATCATGGCCGGGTTCCTGGTGCTCATGTTCATCTACCCGCAGGTGGCCGACGCGGACAAATCCGGGGTGCTCTTCTACAGCCTCAAGGGCCCCGGCGCCATGCACGCGCCCCTGTTCATCTCCCTCGGCGTGGGCCTGGTGGTGGGCGTCATCGCCCAGCGCAGCCGGTTCTGCACCATGGGCGCCTTCCGCGACCTGATCCTGTTCAAGCAGGTCCACCTGCTCTCGGGCGTCATCGCCCTGCTGGTGGCCGCCTTCCTGATGAACCTGGTCCTCGGCCAGTTCCACATGGGCTTCGACGGCCAGCCCGTGGCCCACACCCAGGGTCTGTGGAACTTCATGGGCATGGTCCTGGCCGGGCTGTGCTTCGCCCTGGCCGGCGGCTGCCCCGGCAGGCAGCTGTTCATGGCGGGCGAGGGCGACGGCGACGCCGCCGTGTTCGTCCTCGGCATGATCGTGGGCGCGGGTTTCGCCCACAACTTCGGCCTGGCCAGCTCGCCCAAGGGCGTTGGCCCGCACGGCATCGCCGCCGTGTTCATCGGCCTAGCGGTCTGCCTGTTCATCGGCCTGACCATGCGCAAGAAAGCAGCCTAG
- a CDS encoding PA2778 family cysteine peptidase — protein MAVACLLLLFLTTGCSLYGGVMPPSPTGAPLTRVLDVPFYPQEDYQCGPAALAMAMTWSGLPVTPDDLTAQVYTPSQKGSIQPDMITAARRNGRMAYVIHGADRLSAEIAGGNPVVVLQNLGLSWYPVWHYAVVVGLDRDADEILLNSGLTRNRRTPWRVFENTWGPDFWGLLVLPPSRLPVTAKETEWLNGAVGLERARQWAAAEEAYAAAAARWPRSHDAWIGLGNARYSLGNAEGAAKAFRRATEVKPDSGIAFNNLAFVLDELGRRDEALQAAQKAVSLGGPQIETFRQTLSDIEN, from the coding sequence ATGGCCGTCGCCTGTCTCTTGTTGCTCTTCCTGACCACCGGCTGCTCCCTCTACGGCGGCGTCATGCCGCCCTCGCCCACGGGCGCTCCCCTGACCCGCGTGCTCGACGTGCCCTTCTATCCCCAGGAGGACTACCAGTGCGGCCCGGCCGCCCTGGCCATGGCCATGACCTGGAGCGGACTGCCGGTCACGCCCGACGACCTGACCGCGCAGGTCTACACCCCGTCGCAAAAGGGCAGCATCCAGCCCGACATGATCACCGCCGCCCGCCGTAACGGGCGCATGGCCTACGTCATCCACGGCGCGGACCGGCTGTCAGCCGAGATCGCCGGGGGCAATCCGGTGGTGGTCCTCCAGAACCTGGGGCTGTCCTGGTACCCGGTGTGGCACTACGCCGTGGTCGTGGGCCTGGACCGCGACGCCGACGAGATCCTGCTCAACTCGGGCCTGACCCGGAACCGGCGCACCCCCTGGCGGGTCTTCGAGAACACCTGGGGCCCGGACTTCTGGGGACTGCTCGTGCTGCCGCCGTCGCGCCTGCCCGTCACGGCGAAGGAGACGGAATGGCTGAACGGGGCCGTGGGCCTGGAGCGGGCCAGGCAGTGGGCCGCCGCCGAGGAGGCCTACGCCGCGGCCGCCGCCCGCTGGCCGCGGAGCCACGACGCCTGGATCGGCCTGGGCAACGCCCGCTACTCCCTGGGCAATGCCGAGGGCGCGGCCAAGGCTTTCCGCCGGGCCACCGAGGTCAAGCCGGACAGCGGCATCGCCTTCAACAACCTGGCCTTTGTCCTGGACGAGCTCGGCCGCCGCGACGAGGCCCTGCAGGCCGCGCAAAAGGCCGTGTCCCTGGGCGGCCCGCAGATCGAGACCTTCCGCCAGACCCTGTCCGACATCGAGAACTAG
- a CDS encoding PA2779 family protein, whose product MYNKFSKFVCLFVVLSLLTLNVSVARAGLVSTEAALAASHNAQNRAMVLAQLQRDDVRQVLESKGLSVSEVEQRVSALSDSEINQIADHVADMPAGGSFFGIIIGAALFVFIVLLITDMAGATDVFPFVKKAK is encoded by the coding sequence ATGTACAATAAGTTCAGCAAATTCGTCTGTCTTTTCGTTGTGTTGTCCCTGCTGACCCTGAACGTCTCCGTGGCTCGCGCGGGTCTGGTGTCCACAGAGGCCGCCCTGGCCGCCAGCCACAACGCGCAGAACCGCGCCATGGTCCTGGCTCAGCTCCAGCGCGACGACGTGCGTCAGGTCCTGGAGAGCAAGGGGCTGTCCGTGTCCGAGGTGGAACAGCGCGTCAGCGCCCTGTCCGACTCGGAGATCAACCAGATCGCCGACCACGTGGCCGACATGCCCGCGGGCGGCAGCTTCTTCGGCATCATCATCGGTGCCGCGCTCTTCGTCTTCATCGTCCTGCTCATCACGGACATGGCCGGAGCCACGGACGTCTTCCCGTTCGTGAAGAAGGCCAAGTAA
- the rlmN gene encoding 23S rRNA (adenine(2503)-C(2))-methyltransferase RlmN has product MHNLIELNKTDLEAFVAEDLKEPRYRAEQIWQWLWQKRVRDVEAMTNLSRPLREKLAGMANIVWPEIARVAESRDGTIKFLLKLVDGKLIETVLIPMQDRYSQCLSTQVGCAMACTFCNTGKLGFERNLTYGEIMGQILVGRQYLADRNMNELKNLVFMGMGEPLLNLETLVRVLTDLPCERGLSLSWRRSMVSTVGFPDKLKILGDLEIALPAISLHAPTQELRARIMPKAARVHLDDLMAALSAYPMRPRERITFEYLLLKDVNDSMEHADQLAKLIDRRKGKINLIAYNATEGMPYGAPDRDRVEAFEKRLWDHGLTAFIRRSMGADIKAACGQLKADSVGENRD; this is encoded by the coding sequence ATGCACAACCTTATCGAGCTGAACAAGACCGACCTCGAAGCCTTCGTGGCCGAGGACCTCAAGGAACCCCGCTACCGGGCCGAACAGATCTGGCAGTGGCTGTGGCAGAAGCGCGTGCGCGACGTGGAGGCCATGACCAACCTGTCCCGGCCCCTGCGCGAAAAGCTGGCCGGGATGGCGAACATCGTCTGGCCGGAGATCGCCCGGGTGGCCGAGAGCCGGGACGGGACCATCAAGTTCCTGCTGAAGCTGGTCGACGGCAAGCTCATCGAGACCGTGCTCATCCCCATGCAGGACCGCTACTCCCAGTGCCTGTCCACCCAGGTGGGCTGCGCCATGGCCTGCACCTTCTGCAACACCGGCAAGCTCGGCTTCGAGCGCAACCTGACCTACGGCGAGATCATGGGCCAGATCCTGGTGGGCCGCCAATACCTGGCCGACCGGAACATGAACGAGCTCAAGAACCTCGTGTTCATGGGCATGGGCGAGCCGCTGCTCAACCTGGAGACCCTTGTCAGGGTCCTGACCGACCTGCCGTGCGAGCGCGGCCTGTCCCTGTCCTGGCGGCGGTCCATGGTCTCCACGGTGGGCTTCCCGGACAAGCTCAAGATCCTGGGCGACCTGGAAATCGCCCTGCCCGCCATCTCCCTGCACGCCCCCACCCAGGAGCTGCGCGCGCGGATCATGCCCAAGGCCGCCAGGGTCCACCTGGACGACCTCATGGCCGCCCTCAGCGCCTACCCCATGCGTCCGCGCGAGCGGATCACCTTCGAATACCTGCTCCTCAAGGACGTCAACGACTCCATGGAGCACGCGGACCAGCTGGCCAAACTCATCGACCGCAGGAAGGGCAAGATCAACCTCATCGCGTACAACGCCACCGAGGGCATGCCCTACGGCGCGCCGGACCGCGACCGGGTCGAGGCCTTCGAAAAGCGGCTCTGGGACCACGGCCTGACCGCCTTCATCCGCCGCTCCATGGGCGCGGACATCAAGGCGGCCTGCGGCCAGCTCAAGGCCGACAGCGTCGGAGAGAATCGGGACTAG
- a CDS encoding deoxyribonuclease IV: MFLGAHMSIAGGLHMAFERIMRVDGTALQIFTRNQRQWKVPPLTEYDAELFATAWAQWGDYPVAAHDSYLINLASDQDDLLKRSTLAFAEELRRIETLAIPFLVTHPGSHLGAGVEAGIERYAANLDRAIEHSRTERGLILLETTAGQGTNLGSTFEELAAIIAASAHPDRLGVCFDTCHAFAAGYDIRTPETYAATFAAFDRVLGLSRLKFFHVNDSKNELGSHKDRHEHIGQGTIGVEGFRNLMRDPRFKDVPKTLETPKKEDLQDDVRNLTLLRELAK; encoded by the coding sequence ATGTTTCTGGGCGCGCACATGTCCATCGCCGGGGGCCTGCACATGGCCTTCGAGCGGATCATGCGGGTGGACGGCACGGCCCTACAGATATTCACCCGCAACCAGCGGCAGTGGAAGGTCCCGCCCCTGACCGAGTACGACGCGGAGCTGTTCGCCACGGCCTGGGCCCAGTGGGGCGACTACCCGGTGGCGGCCCACGACTCCTACCTGATCAACCTCGCCTCGGACCAGGACGACCTGCTCAAGCGCTCCACCCTGGCCTTCGCCGAGGAACTCCGGCGCATCGAAACCCTGGCCATCCCCTTTCTCGTGACCCACCCCGGCTCCCACCTGGGCGCGGGCGTGGAGGCGGGCATCGAGCGCTACGCGGCCAACCTGGACCGGGCCATCGAACACTCCCGCACCGAGCGGGGCCTGATCCTCCTCGAAACCACGGCGGGCCAGGGCACCAACCTCGGCTCCACCTTCGAGGAGCTGGCGGCCATCATCGCCGCCTCGGCCCACCCGGACCGCCTCGGGGTCTGCTTCGACACCTGCCACGCCTTTGCCGCCGGATACGACATCCGCACCCCGGAAACCTACGCCGCCACCTTCGCCGCCTTCGACCGGGTCCTCGGCCTCTCCCGCCTGAAGTTCTTCCACGTGAACGACTCCAAGAACGAACTCGGCTCGCACAAGGACCGCCACGAACACATCGGCCAGGGGACCATCGGCGTGGAAGGGTTCCGCAACCTCATGCGCGACCCGCGCTTCAAGGACGTCCCCAAGACCCTGGAGACCCCCAAGAAGGAGGACCTCCAGGACGACGTGCGCAACCTGACCCTCTTGCGCGAACTGGCGAAATAG
- a CDS encoding HAD family hydrolase translates to MKLDAIIFDFDGTLADVPLDFDFMKTKIAALGEVFLGERPVPDGTPALEWLDKLSALVMERDRAEGMEFLSRGRLVIAAMELDAARDGCLYEFTRPVLDDLKARGVAPGVISRNISAAIKKVFPDIEDHLRVFLPREIAPRLKPDPAHLLQALDVLGVPPERALMVGDHPMDVETGKRAGALSAGVTTGRIDAHGFAPHRPDFIATDVAALMAELKDSGLI, encoded by the coding sequence TTGAAACTGGACGCCATCATCTTCGACTTCGACGGCACCCTGGCCGACGTGCCCCTGGATTTCGACTTCATGAAGACCAAGATCGCCGCCCTCGGCGAGGTCTTCCTGGGCGAACGCCCGGTGCCGGACGGCACGCCCGCCCTGGAATGGCTGGACAAGCTGTCCGCCCTGGTCATGGAACGCGACCGGGCCGAGGGCATGGAGTTCCTGTCGCGCGGCAGGCTGGTCATCGCGGCCATGGAACTGGACGCGGCCCGCGACGGCTGCCTGTACGAGTTCACCCGGCCCGTGCTCGACGACCTCAAGGCGCGCGGCGTGGCCCCCGGCGTCATCTCGCGCAACATCTCGGCCGCCATTAAGAAGGTCTTCCCGGACATCGAGGACCACCTCCGGGTCTTCCTGCCCCGCGAGATCGCCCCCCGGCTCAAGCCGGACCCCGCCCACCTGCTCCAGGCCCTGGACGTCCTCGGCGTGCCCCCCGAGCGCGCCCTCATGGTCGGCGACCACCCCATGGACGTGGAGACCGGCAAGCGCGCCGGAGCCCTGTCCGCGGGCGTGACCACCGGGCGCATCGACGCCCACGGCTTCGCCCCCCACCGCCCGGACTTCATCGCCACCGACGTGGCCGCGCTCATGGCCGAACTCAAGGACTCCGGGCTGATCTGA
- a CDS encoding DUF362 domain-containing protein: MASKVYFWNLRASSKAPFGKRMRSLLKAAKADTLIGEGDLAAVKLHFGEEGVTGFLRPLWVKPILDFIAKAGGKPFLTDASTLYVGQRGEAVSHSLCAARHGWDPLVLGAPVVIADGLRGEFETAVPVGGKHLEEVYIAGAIAEADFLVSVNHFKGHELAGYGGALKNLGMGAASKKGKMQQHFSTGPIINPDNCQACEACLRACKTGALYIDETTGKIALNPEKCVGCGGCFVACRHGGLQVNWAVGVQDFLERMMEYAKGVLATKTKPSLHVNFVMDVVPDCDCVGFTDAPICPDIGVLVSLDPVAVDQASMDLVSQAQPLYPSQLPFGVTPGQNKFLAIHQHVPQDFGLDYAEQIGLGTREYELVNM, from the coding sequence ATGGCTTCAAAGGTCTATTTCTGGAATCTGCGGGCCTCGTCCAAGGCCCCGTTCGGCAAGAGGATGCGCAGCCTGCTCAAGGCCGCCAAGGCTGATACACTCATCGGCGAAGGCGACCTGGCCGCCGTCAAGCTGCACTTCGGCGAAGAGGGCGTGACCGGCTTCCTCCGCCCCCTGTGGGTCAAGCCCATCCTCGACTTCATCGCCAAGGCCGGGGGCAAACCGTTCCTGACCGACGCCTCCACCCTGTACGTGGGCCAGCGCGGCGAGGCCGTGTCCCACTCCCTGTGCGCCGCCCGCCACGGCTGGGATCCGCTTGTGCTCGGCGCGCCCGTGGTCATCGCCGACGGCCTGCGCGGCGAATTCGAGACCGCCGTGCCCGTGGGCGGCAAGCACCTCGAAGAGGTCTACATCGCCGGGGCCATCGCCGAGGCCGACTTCCTGGTCTCGGTCAACCATTTCAAGGGCCACGAACTGGCCGGATACGGCGGCGCGCTCAAGAACCTCGGCATGGGCGCGGCCTCCAAGAAAGGCAAGATGCAACAGCATTTCTCCACCGGCCCGATCATCAACCCGGACAACTGCCAGGCCTGCGAAGCCTGCCTGCGCGCCTGCAAGACCGGCGCCCTCTACATCGACGAGACCACCGGCAAGATCGCCCTCAACCCGGAAAAATGCGTGGGCTGCGGCGGCTGCTTCGTGGCCTGCCGACACGGCGGCCTCCAGGTCAACTGGGCGGTCGGCGTCCAGGACTTCCTCGAACGCATGATGGAATACGCCAAGGGCGTCCTGGCCACCAAGACCAAACCCTCCCTGCACGTCAACTTCGTCATGGACGTGGTCCCTGACTGCGACTGCGTGGGCTTCACCGACGCCCCCATCTGCCCGGACATCGGCGTGCTCGTCAGCCTCGACCCCGTGGCCGTGGACCAGGCCTCCATGGACCTCGTAAGCCAGGCCCAGCCCCTCTACCCGAGCCAGCTCCCCTTCGGCGTCACCCCCGGCCAGAACAAGTTCCTCGCCATCCACCAACACGTCCCCCAGGACTTCGGCCTCGACTACGCCGAACAGATCGGCCTCGGCACCCGAGAATACGAACTCGTCAACATGTAA